Proteins encoded in a region of the Prunus persica cultivar Lovell chromosome G4, Prunus_persica_NCBIv2, whole genome shotgun sequence genome:
- the LOC18778625 gene encoding cytochrome P450 CYP736A12, with protein sequence MVWIWATIGLLALVHILQAWCKNKKKTLPPGPRGFPIFGSLHLLSGEFPNKDLHRLAQKYGDIMYMRLGLMPTIVVSSPQAAKLFLKTHDLVFASRPPHEGAKHISFGQRNLSFAEYGPYWRDMRKMCTLELLSNHKINSFKSMRREEVALCVESIRDAAYKGRVAVDLSDIVSSLSVDMSCRMVLGKKYRDEDFDARGFRSVIKEGIQLAGASNLADYIPFIAPLDLQGFTKRMKSVNKAFDVFFEKIIEEHLQSNDGERTKDFVDVMVGFMGSVESEYQIERPHIKAIIMDMLVASMDTSSTTVDWALSELMRHPKAMKEVQKELEDVVGLERMVEESDLEKLDYLSMVVKETLRLHPVAPLLVPHAATEDCIVNGYHIPKKSRVIINAWAIGRDPSAWTDAEEFIPERFEGSDVDVRGNHFQLIPFGSGRRRCPGIQLGLTVVQLMLAQLVHCFDWELPNNMLPEELDMSESFGITVERVKRLIAIPSYRLHK encoded by the exons ATGGTTTGGATTTGGGCAACAATTGGGTTGCTTGCACTTGTTCACATCCTGCAAGCATGGtgcaagaacaagaagaagacgTTACCTCCTGGTCCAAGAGGGTTTCCTATTTTTGGAAGCCTTCACTTGCTATCAGGGGAGTTCCCTAACAAGGATCTTCACCGACTAGCCCAAAAATATGGCGACATCATGTACATGCGCTTAGGCCTTATGCCCACCATCGTTGTCTCATCTCCACAAGCTGCCAAGCTGTTCCTGAAAACACACGACCTTGTGTTTGCTAGCAGGCCACCTCATGAAGGTGCAAAGCACATCTCTTTTGGGCAGAGGAACTTGAGCTTTGCTGAATATGGCCCGTATTGGCGCGACATGCGGAAGATGTGCACCCTTGAGTTGCTCAGCAACCACAAAATCAACTCTTTTAAGTCCATGAGGCGAGAAGAGGTTGCTCTCTGTGTTGAGTCTATTCGAGATGCTGCCTATAAGGGACGTGTTGCTGTTGATCTGAGTGACATTGTCTCATCTCTCAGCGTGGACATGAGCTGCCGGATGGTGCTTGGGAAGAAGTACAGGGATGAGGATTTTGATGCGAGGGGTTTCAGGTCTGTGATCAAAGAGGGCATCCAATTGGCAGGCGCCTCTAACTTGGCTGATTACATTCCTTTTATAGCTCCCCTTGACCTCCAAGGGTTTACGAAGCGGATGAAGTCTGTTAACAAGGCGTTTGATGTCTTCTTTGAGAAGATCATTGAGGAACATCTTCAATCTAACGATGGGGAAAGGACTAAAGACTTTGTTGATGTCATGGTGGGCTTCATGGGATCCGTAGAATCTGAATACCAAATCGAACGCCCTCATATCAAAGCGATAATAATG GACATGCTGGTGGCCTCCATGGACACGTCATCAACAACGGTCGACTGGGCACTGTCCGAGCTAATGAGGCATCCAAAAGCAATGAAAGAAGTCCAAAAGGAGCTAGAAGATGTTGTTGGATTGGAGAGAATGGTAGAGGAATCAGACTTGGAGAAATTGGACTACTTGAGCATGGTAGTGAAGGAAACCCTGAGGCTACACCCAGTTGCGCCATTGTTGGTTCCTCATGCGGCCACTGAAGACTGTATCGTCAATGGCTACCACATACCCAAAAAATCGCGCGTTATCATAAACGCTTGGGCAATCGGGAGAGACCCGAGTGCTTGGACCGATGCAGAGGAGTTCATACCAGAAAGATTTGAGGGTAGCGACGTTGATGTTAGAGGAAATCACTTTCAGCTCATCCCATTTGGCTCTGGCCGAAGACGTTGCCCAGGAATTCAGTTAGGGCTCACTGTGGTCCAGTTAATGTTGGCACAACTTGTCCATTGTTTTGATTGGGAA